The genomic segment GCTTCCGACAGGGTTATCCCCGGAATCCATTCCAGCGCCTGACTTACCCTCGGTAAATCCATCCGGTCCATTTTAAGAGCCGAGATCTCGGACCCTGTGGAAACCGGAAGTTTTTCCAGGATGATGACTTCTCCTAATGTAGTGTATCTAATACTGTCGTTTTCAACGGGATCAGCCAGGATCCTGCAACTAAACAGGATCGTCATCAGCAGTATCTTACCTATTCTTCCTGTTCTTCCTGTCATTTTCTGAAATGGTCTATTGCATACAGAACAGGAACCATAATCATATGCATCAGTTTGGTAAATGGGAAGATTATAAATATGAGAAAGCCGTTTACGATATGTAGTTTATAAATCAGATCGGCATCGGCAATATATTTCCATGAATCGGGCTCGAAAATAAAGATACCCTGTGCCCAGTATTCCATGGCCATATAATCTTCCAGCGAGGATTGGGTGGTGATATAGGTACACCATAGGCCCAGTGAGATCTGTACCAACAACAAAACCACGATAACATAATCCTGAATTTTGCTTGTGGCCCAGACTCTTTTGTTGCTGAACCGCCTCACCACAAGCAGGGTGATGCCCACCAGGGCAGCTGCTCCGGAAATACTTCCCATCAGGATTGCCAGCAACCGCTTTGTTTCATTAGTCATAAACCAGTTGTAAAGCCATTCGGGGGTGAGCAGTCCCAGGATATGTCCCAGTAAAACCAGCAAGATCGCGTAATGAAACAGCGTGCTGCCCCACCGGAGACTCTTATCATTGCTTATAAATTGCGACGAACTTGCCTGTATGGTGTTGTTTCTACGAATGGTCCGGTAGATAAGTCCCGTCGCCAAAACCGTCAGCGCAACATAGGGCAAATACCCTAAAAAGAAATTGTTCAGGTATTCGGCAGCTATCATACTTCAATCCCTTTCTTTTGTTTAATATCATATTTATCTTCATTACACAATGAACACAGCAGTTCAAGCAAATAGGAATAAGGCGTCTCCTTCTTTTGCAAAGCTTTATGCATGTTCTCCAGTATATGAGAAACCTCCTTAAGTAATTTCAGGCTCTCTTCTTCGTTTTGAAGAAGAGAAAGATACTCAAGAAAAAGAGGCAGATAGTCCGGCAACTCGTCGGAACAAGGCATAAATCCAGCTTTGTTATACATTTCTGTCAGGTCCACCATGGCTTGCCCCCTTTCCCTCGAATCGCCGTAAACGTGGTCGAACAGGTACAAATTGGTGGAAGAGGAGAAATCGAACTGCTGAACATACAGCATCTGCCAGTCGGACAACGTAATAGCCTGTATCGGACCGAGGAACTGGCCGAGCAAATCACACTGCGTTTTGTCCAGCACGCTCTCTTCTTCAACAACAGCTTTTATTCCGGATAGATTCTCTTTCACGTCTTCATTGGGATAATCCAGCAACAGAGACAATATTTTATATATATTTTGCATAGCGCTATTATTTAGATGAAACCTTATCTGCCACCGAATAAATTGCGACCCTCATCGGTCTTACCCGGATAATCGTATCCCAATCCGGCACGAAGATTGGCAAAGTCGGCATCCTCCGAATGAGTGGGTGCCGTGGGAATAACAAACCGGTCTTTATAGTTTGCAATCGCCAGGTAGCGATACATTGCCTCGTAATCCGATCTGTCCAGTCCCAATGCCGCTTCGATGGACGGGTTTTCATTTTTTTCCACCGTAACCTCGCGCATATACTGCCTCATGGCCAACAACTTTGCCAACGCCTTCCGGATAGGCTCCTCGTCGCCGGCAGTCATCATCTTGGCCAGGTAATCTACAGGGATGCGCATATCATTTACTGCCCCGAAGAAATCTTCGGTAACCTCTTTCTGCTGTAAGACGGGCGACATGGGCGGAATGTACCACACCATAGGCATGGTACGGTATTCGGGATGTAACGGAAAGGCCACCTTCCAGCGTTTCATCATCTTATAAACCGGCGAATCCTGCGCAGCTTTGATAACCTGATACGAGATACCCTGCTCTCCGGCCAGTTTAACAACCGCAGGATCGTTGGGATCAAGGATCAGTTCCAGCTGCTTCTCGTACAATTGCCGGTCGTTTTCCGTAGCCGCATACTCTTTGATCGAGTCCGCATCGTAAAACAACACACCTATGTAGCGGATACGGCCTACGCAAGATTCGGAACACACGGTGGGCTTCCCGTTCTCGATCAGCGGATAACAAAAAGTACACTTCTCCGATTTCTTCCTCTCCCAGTTGAAATAGACCTTCTTATAGGGACATGCACTCACACATTCGCGCCACCCGCGGCATTTGTCCTGGTTGATAAGTACAATCCCGTCCTCTTCCCGCTTATATATGGCACCCGAAGGGCACGAGGCGGCGCAGGCCGGATTCAGACAATGCTCACATAGCCGGGGCACATAAAACATGAAGGACTTCTCGAATTCCTCGTATCCTTTGGTGTCGAGCTCTTTCAGGTTGGGATCTTTCTTCCGCTCTTCAAACTTTCCGCCCAGATTATCTTCCCAATTGGGACCGTATTCTATTTTTTCCATCCGCTTACCGGTAATCAGAGAGTAGGGGCGGGCGCTGGGTGCCGTACGAAAACGTTTGGTACCCGTAAGTTTGGAAAAGTCGAATGTATATGGCTCGTAGTAATCCTTTATTTCGGGCATATGCGGATTCGCAAAAATAGACGAAAGGATGCTCATGTTGCTTCCCTGCAGCAGTTCGAGCCTCTTCTTCCGCATCGTCCAGCCTCCTTTATAACGTTCCTGGTTTTCCCATTCCACCGGATAACCCGGACCCGGCTTGGTTTCCACGTTGTTAAACCAGACATATTCCATCCCTTTACGGCTTGTCCATACGTTTTTGCATGTAACCGAACAAGTGTGACAGCCGATGCACTTGTCCAGACTCAATACCATGGCGATTTGTGCTTGTATTTTCATTTTGCAGACTCCTTTCTATCGTTACTATCCTCGTCTCCCCAAAGTACGGATGCACATTTGCGGATTATCACAAACTCATCCCGGTTTGCACCGATTGTTCCGTAGTAATTAAGACCATACGATAATTGGGCATATCCGCCAATCATATGCGTAGGTTTGAGACATAGGCGGGAGATGGAATTATGAATTCCACCCCTGTTCCCTGTAATATTGCTGAGCGGTACATTGACGGTCCTTTCCTGGTTGTGGTACATAATAAGCGCCCCTTCCGGAATACGCTGCGAAACGATGGCCCGGCAGCTTGCCGTACCGTTGTCGTTAAATACCTCTACCCAGTCGTTGTCCTGAATGTCGATCTTTGCCGCATCCGCTTCGCTGATCCAGATTACAGGTCCCCCTCTTCCCAGGGTGAGCATCAACAGGTTGTCGCTCCACGACGAATGGATGGTCCATTTGTTGTGCGGAGTGATCAGATTCAGCGTAAGGGTGTTGTCTGTAATGTGCAACCTCTCTTTCACGTTGTTGATCTCCTGTTTGGACAAGGGCGGTTTATAGCACACCAGTCCCTCGCCGAAGGCCCGCATCCAGGGATGATCCTGATAGATGGATTGCCTGCCGGTTACTGTGCGCCAGGGGATAAGTTCGTGCACATTGGTGTAGTTGGATGTATAATTCACCTCGTGCGATTCGATACCGCTCCAGATAGGAGAGTTAAGCACCCGGCGGGGCTGCTGTACCAGATCGTCGTACCGGATCTGTGTATCTCCCCCCTCCTCGGTAAGGTGTTTCAAGTCAAGCCCGGTTGGTTTTTCCAACGCTTTCCAGGCCTTGCGCGAGGTTACTCCGTTGCTTTCAGGCGCAAGGGTGAGGATGGTTTCTATGGCCTGCAGGTCGGATTCCATGGCCGGCATGCCGTGGGTGCTTCCTTCGCTCTGGATGGTCCCGTTGAGGTGTTTCAGAAATTCGTATTCCTCGTCCGACCTCCACGTAATGCCTTTGCCCGTAATACCGGCCTGTTTCAATAAAGGTCCCAACGAAGTGAAACGCTTGTATGTATTTGGATAGTCGCGTTCCACAACAATGAGTTTTCCCATGTTTCTGCCCGGTTCCGGACGATTGCCGCTCTCTTTCCAGTCATCCACAAACAGCGGCTCCGAGATTTCTCCGGGCGAATCGTGCATTAACGGCTGCATGATTACATCTTTCTCCACACCCAGATGTCCTTTACAGAGCTCGGAGAATTTGGCGGAGATACCTTTGAATATTTCCCAATCGGTACGCGATTCCCAGACCGGATCCACTGCTTTGGAGAAGGGATGCAGGAAGGGATGCATATCGGTGCTGCTTATATCGTTCTTCTCATACCAGGTGGCAGCGGGCAGTACGATATCCGAATGCAGCGACGAGGTGGTCATCCTGTAATCGATGGTAACTACCAGATCCAGCTTGCCTTTGGCTCCCTCATCGTGCCATTTCTGGTACAAGGGAAGCGGTTCGTCCATCTCCTTCAACTCTTTTCCGAACACACTGTTCTGTGCACCCAGCAGATGCTTCATGAAATACTCCACCCCTTTGGCGCTGCTGCCTATAAGGTTGGCACGCCAGATAAACAGATTCTTCGGACAGTTTTTGGTATCGTCCAGGTCTTCGGAGGCCAGGTTGAGTTCTCCGCTATGCAGTTTGCTTGTAACATAACTTGGTACATCCATCTGATTGGCGGCAGCCTCCTTGCATAATTGCAGCGGATTACGATCAAATTCAGGCGAAGCCGGCAACCATCCCATACGCTGCGACTTTATATTGCAATCCAGCAGGGTAAGTTTACTCCATTCATCCTTCTTGTACAAAGGAGAAACCAGACTGTCCACCTTTACCTTCTCGTAGCGCCACTGGTCGCTATGCATGTAAAAATAGCTGGTGGTGTTCATATGCCGGGGCGGCCGTACCCAGTCCGACGCAAAGGCCAGCGTAGCCCAACCCGACTGCGGACGAACCTTTTCCTGTCCCACATAGTGTGCCCATCCGCCACCCGACTGACCGATGGTTCCGCAAAGAATAAGCAGATTCATGGCAGCCCGGTAAGTCATATCCGTATTGTACCATTGATTTACGCCGGCACCGATTATAATCATGCTCTTTCCCTCCGTCTTCGCAGCGGTTTCTGCAAACTGCCGTGCAATGGTTATCACACTTTCGGCGGCAACACCGGTTATCTGTTCCTGCCATTTGGGCGTATAGGGAATATTATCGTTGTAACTGCGGGCTGTCTGCGGATCGTCCAAACCCCTTTCGACTCCGTAATGAGCCAGCATGATGTCGTAAACGGTGGCGCAGAGCACTTCACCTTCCTCCGTCCGGCACTTTATAACAGGAACGTTGCGTACCTGCACTTCGGTATGGTCTGATGTGTTGAAGTGCGGATTTTTATACTCCTCCCCCCCGAAATAAGGGAATGAAACCGCTGCCACATCACTCTTTCTATCCATCACACTTAACAGCGGCGTATAGGCCTTACCCGTACGAAGATCTTCGTTACGCAGATTCCACTTCCCTTCATTATTCCACCGTGAACCGATACAGCCATTGGGAATCACCATTCCGCCGTCTGCCTCGTCCAGCAGGACCGGATACCACTCCGCATTTTGGGTAATCCCTAAATGATCCGGGAAGTCGCTTGCCCGCAACATCATACCCGTACGGTATCCGTTTTCGCATGGCTCCAGCTTTACCAGAAAGGGCAGATCGGAATATTTTTTTACATAAGAGTCGAAATAGGGCGTTGTCTTATCCACAAAGAACTCTTTCAGGATAACATGCCCCATCGCCATTCCCAGGGCCGAGTCGGTTCCCTGTTTCGGGTTCAGCCAGATATCGGCAAACTTGGATGCGTCGCTGTAATCGGAAGAGATGGTCACCACCTTCGTTCCCTTATATCTTACCTGCGTAAGGAAGGGAGAATCGGGCGTTCGCGTAACAGGCACATTAGACCCCCATAGCATGATGAAAGAGGAGTTGTACCAGTCGGCACTTTCCGGAACATCCGTCTGCTCACCCCAGGTTTGAGGAGAGGCCGGCGGCAGGTCGCAATAGAAATCGTAGAAGCTTAGCACCGTACCGCCTATGAGGCTCAGATACCGGGTGCCCGAAGCATACGAAACCATCGAAAAGGCCGGAATAGGGGTAAAGCCGACCAGGCGGTCGGGACCGAATTTCTTAATTGTATAGATGTTGGCTGCCGAGATGATCTCCTGAGCCAGATCCCAGTCAAGTCGTAAGAAACCGCCTAAGCCCCGTCTCTCCTTGTATCTTAATGAGGCAGCCGGGTCGTTCATCACAGCTTCCCATGCCAGTACGGGGTCGTGCAGCAACGTCTTCTGCTGCTGGTAGGCCTCCAGCAGTTCATGCCGGATCATCGGATGCTTTACGCGCCCCGAATTGTAGAGGTACCATGAGTAGCTGGCACCGCGGGGACAGCCACGGGGTTCGTGGTTGGGTAATCCGGGACGGTTTTGCGGATAGTCCGTCTGCTGAATCTCCCAGGTAACAATACCCTTCTTCACAAATATTTTCCATGAACAAGAGCCTGTGCAGTTAACACCGTGTGTAGAACGGACCTCCTTATCGTGTTGCCAGCGGTTCCGATAGAAACTTTCCCAGGCTCTCTTTTCGGAAGCAGTCACTTCCGAAAAGAATTTCTTTTTTTGTAAAAGAGACTTTATCATAGGGGTATATTATTTATTTTTATTGCGAACCACCAGTCCGAAATAAAGTATTAACATTACAATCACACTAAACAGGGAGAAAATGAGAAATCCCCGGTAATAACCGGTAGCGCCCATCGTATCTACCACCTTACCAAGTACGGGAGGGATCACAAATCCTCCGAAAGCACCCAATCCGCCTACCCATCCCGATGCACCGCCCACCGATTTGGATACATATACCGGAACCAGTTTCATGATCGCCGCATTGTTCAGTCCGAATGCTACGGCAATAATCAGCGTGCAAAGACCGGAAACTGCCAGATTGCTAGAAAAGGCCATCACTGCCGCCACAGTGCCCAGCAGGGAGATGGCGAAGAGACTTACTTTAAGTCCCCCTATCTTATCGGCCAGGTTTCCGCCCGGAATACGTAACAAGGCAGCCAGGCAGGCGTAGACCGAGGTGAAGAGTCCGGCTTGTGTAACCGAAAGTCCGTGTGCCTTCTGCCAATAGGTAGGCAGCCACGCTGTTAAAGCCATGAATCCACCGAATGTAACGAAGTAGGCAATCACCAGAATCCAGGTTTCAGGGATACGGGCGGATAACAGCAGACTCTGTTTCATGTTTCCGGCCGGAAAAAGCTCCTGTCCGGCTTCGATAGCCATTGCTTTACTAGCCTCTTCGCTGTATCCTTGTTTTCTGAACTGAAAATGGTAGGCATTGCAACTAATTATAAAATAGAGGATGGTGCCAGCTATCATAAAGGCAGTCCAGATGTAATAGGCAGACACAAACCCCACGGAGTGCAGTAACAGAGGCAGAACGATGGCGAACACACCCGCCCCCAGGGTACCCAGTCCCCCGAAAATACCCAGAGCAAAGCCCTGTTTGTTTTTTGGAAACCAATAAGATGACTGACCGGCCCCCACCGAAAAGGTGGCCACGCCGCATCCGCTCAGACAGCCGAATACCAATATCAGCCAGTATGTTCCCTGCATGTTGGACGGATAATGAGTCCCCAGCAAGATTGAAAGTCCGGCCAGTCCGATAACCGACAGGATCATCAGCAATAAAAAGGATTTTCTCCCTCCGTTTTCATCAACCGAGGCTCCAAAAGGAATCCGCAGCAACGAACCGGAAAGGGTAGGGATGGCCACTAAAAGGCCCATCATCGATGGAGACAAATCCATTACTTCGTTTAATTTGGTGGCCGACGGGCCGAACAACGAGATGGCTGCCGAACCAAAAAAGAATCCGATGGTGGCCGCAGTCAGTCCCCGGACCGGTGAACCTGATATTTTTGCTGTATTCATGATAGTATTCTATTATATTCCTCTTGGTTATTAATATTTGCAAACAGATGCTGTAACTCATCGGGGATGGGTATAAGACAGGCATTGCCCCGGTCGAATAGCTGTTTCATCCGGAATCTTTTTTCTTTGATGGCCTCTTCTATGTGGGGAAGCAAAGATTTGGAAAGCAGTAGAGGGAACACACCCGGAGTCGATTCACGCTTCCATCCTATGATGGCTTCACCTCTGCCGACAGCCATCATCTGCATGATAATCTCGTTGGAAATTAAGGGCATGTCGCAGGTAAGAACCAATATCCAGGGAGTGGAACAGTAGGTAAGCGCTGTAAGGATACCCCCCAGTGGTCCGGAATCCGGTATCACATCCTTCAATACAGGAACGCCCAGCTTTTGGTATTCGGGATAAAAGCCGGCAACGACCACCTCTTTGGTGTAGGGCTGAATCTTACGGACGATGTGTTGCAGAAAATAGCTCTCCCCATACCGGCTGAGGGCCTTGTTGGATCCGAAACGCGAACTTTTGCCTCCGGCCAGCACAACTCCGGTTATATCTTCCGGGTGTAACATGGTTTATAAGATTGAATTTAATACGATGGATAGTGTCAGAAAGGGAACAGCCAGACGGGCGGTCCACCTTGCCAGATGGATGGGCTGACCGGTAGATTCAACCAGTTGAGCCGCTCCAAGAAGCATGGCTCCCTGTATAACCGAACGACCTATCCAGAGACTAAGCAGGCCGGTTCCTCCAGATTTGTGGATACCCGGATTTATGGATACATAGGCATCCATAAAAATCTGCCATCCCCTGAATAGCAGGATTGAGACAAATACCATACCAATGGCCAGGGGAATCTTTAGCATCCAGCGGCTGCTCTTCCGTTGGGCATACATACAGAAACCCCAGGTAACCAACCCTTCAATGAAAATGGCGAGAGCGGGATTGGTAACATGAAAAACCGGAACCGCCGGATGCATCACCAAATTAATAAGCTTTACCGTGGCGGCCACAAAGGCTACTTTAACAATGGTTGCCGTTTCGCCGGTTTGCCTGGCTGCCATCATCATACATAGCAACCCGAAGGGATAGAGAAGCAACACCTCTCCCTTGAAATGGATCAAGTGCAACACCCATCCCAGACTGGCTTCCAGAATTCCCCATAACGCTCCCCAGAAAATGATTGTTTTTAGTTTATTCATACTTGTATGTATTATTCGGATATAGGATACACAAATATAGGAATGCCGGTTTCTATAAATATGTGTTCTTTATTACAAAAGCTAATTTTATTTACCAAAAAAGAGTTGGTTTTCAATTAAAATGGGCCTGTATTGTTTTTTTTATTTAAGTTTGCACAACAGAGTGTTAAATATGGAGCAGACAGATTTCACCGAAAAGTACGAGGCTTTATTGTTTCAGATTCCTTTATTCAGGGATTTACCCCTGAACATCAAACATTTATTAGTGGATAAGCTGGATTTTACGGTTTATGCCATTAAGAAAAATGATATTGTAGCCAGACAGCATACCCACTGCAAACGGTTGATGGTCTTATTGGAAGGACGGCTGAGGGTGGATAGTATGGATGCGTCTGATAATGAAGTACTGATCGAGTATATCATTGCTCCGAGGGCATTTGCGACTCCCTATCTTTTTAAACTGGATACAACCCTGCCCGCAACTTTCAAGGCTATGGAGGATGGGGTACTGCTGACTGCCACCAACGAATCGGTTTTCAGGTTAATGAGCGAGATTCCGGACTTGTTAAAGAGTTTTCTGGGGGTGGCCGGCAATTGCACCAAATGTACTGACTTGCGACTGAAGGCTTTGTCGTACAAAAATATCCGCAGCCGGTTTGTGGCCTACCTGTTTGAATACAAGGCCGAAAACAGCTCTGTGGTGAAGATTGAACATAACCAGGTTGAGTTGGCCGACTATCTTTGTGTTACCCGTCCGGCGTTAACAAGAGAGATCAATAAGATGATGAAGGAGAGACTTATTTCAATGAAAGGGAAAACCGTGGAACTTCTTCAGATAGCCGAACTGAAGCGTGTTATTTTATAACTATCTTTTAGCACCTTCCTTTAAATGAATTAATCCTTTTATAACGGGGCTTTATCTTTTTCATAACGAAGAACTATTCGTTTGACAGCTGTTGAACGCAAAGTCAACATATGGATACCTTGCGTTTGACAATTGTTGAATGCAAAGTGTCCATATCGCAAACGAATAGTTTACTACTGTGTCCGGAATAGTTCTTCGTTGTGTTTGGATTAGTTGTCCGTAATGATGGCCCTACTTCATCGTATCCATGCGCTTTACGAGTCGTTGCGGATTGATCTTGTCCCGTCTTTTGGATAGGGACGAGGCTAAATAAAAGGCTGACAGATGAGAGATGCGAAGCATCTGTCACCAGCCATCTGTCATTCCCCAAAGCCGCATCCATAAAGGGATCTGGGCCAAAAAATGAGGGATGACAGATGGTTTCGCTACAAACTCCGTACGGAGGATGTTTCAGGAGGGTGAATTAATTTTTTAAAAAGTTTGCATGTTAATTTATTAATTCTGATATTTAACGCACAAACTTTGATTCCGATGAAAATACCTGCTTATAATCTCCAGCGTGTGTTGTTACTAAGTTTTATGTCTGTCTTCTCCGGATGGAGACATGCAACTTTGATCCGTATGAAGAAATATTATTGTCTCTGTATTGCGTTACTGGCTCCCCTGATGGGGTTTGCCGTGGTGAATGCCGACTATCCCGAATTGCAGGCCGAAAAGGTTTTTCTCAATGTAGAACA from the Macellibacteroides fermentans genome contains:
- a CDS encoding nitrate reductase subunit alpha, with the protein product MIKSLLQKKKFFSEVTASEKRAWESFYRNRWQHDKEVRSTHGVNCTGSCSWKIFVKKGIVTWEIQQTDYPQNRPGLPNHEPRGCPRGASYSWYLYNSGRVKHPMIRHELLEAYQQQKTLLHDPVLAWEAVMNDPAASLRYKERRGLGGFLRLDWDLAQEIISAANIYTIKKFGPDRLVGFTPIPAFSMVSYASGTRYLSLIGGTVLSFYDFYCDLPPASPQTWGEQTDVPESADWYNSSFIMLWGSNVPVTRTPDSPFLTQVRYKGTKVVTISSDYSDASKFADIWLNPKQGTDSALGMAMGHVILKEFFVDKTTPYFDSYVKKYSDLPFLVKLEPCENGYRTGMMLRASDFPDHLGITQNAEWYPVLLDEADGGMVIPNGCIGSRWNNEGKWNLRNEDLRTGKAYTPLLSVMDRKSDVAAVSFPYFGGEEYKNPHFNTSDHTEVQVRNVPVIKCRTEEGEVLCATVYDIMLAHYGVERGLDDPQTARSYNDNIPYTPKWQEQITGVAAESVITIARQFAETAAKTEGKSMIIIGAGVNQWYNTDMTYRAAMNLLILCGTIGQSGGGWAHYVGQEKVRPQSGWATLAFASDWVRPPRHMNTTSYFYMHSDQWRYEKVKVDSLVSPLYKKDEWSKLTLLDCNIKSQRMGWLPASPEFDRNPLQLCKEAAANQMDVPSYVTSKLHSGELNLASEDLDDTKNCPKNLFIWRANLIGSSAKGVEYFMKHLLGAQNSVFGKELKEMDEPLPLYQKWHDEGAKGKLDLVVTIDYRMTTSSLHSDIVLPAATWYEKNDISSTDMHPFLHPFSKAVDPVWESRTDWEIFKGISAKFSELCKGHLGVEKDVIMQPLMHDSPGEISEPLFVDDWKESGNRPEPGRNMGKLIVVERDYPNTYKRFTSLGPLLKQAGITGKGITWRSDEEYEFLKHLNGTIQSEGSTHGMPAMESDLQAIETILTLAPESNGVTSRKAWKALEKPTGLDLKHLTEEGGDTQIRYDDLVQQPRRVLNSPIWSGIESHEVNYTSNYTNVHELIPWRTVTGRQSIYQDHPWMRAFGEGLVCYKPPLSKQEINNVKERLHITDNTLTLNLITPHNKWTIHSSWSDNLLMLTLGRGGPVIWISEADAAKIDIQDNDWVEVFNDNGTASCRAIVSQRIPEGALIMYHNQERTVNVPLSNITGNRGGIHNSISRLCLKPTHMIGGYAQLSYGLNYYGTIGANRDEFVIIRKCASVLWGDEDSNDRKESAK
- the narI gene encoding respiratory nitrate reductase subunit gamma, whose product is MIAAEYLNNFFLGYLPYVALTVLATGLIYRTIRRNNTIQASSSQFISNDKSLRWGSTLFHYAILLVLLGHILGLLTPEWLYNWFMTNETKRLLAILMGSISGAAALVGITLLVVRRFSNKRVWATSKIQDYVIVVLLLVQISLGLWCTYITTQSSLEDYMAMEYWAQGIFIFEPDSWKYIADADLIYKLHIVNGFLIFIIFPFTKLMHMIMVPVLYAIDHFRK
- a CDS encoding MFS transporter; translation: MNTAKISGSPVRGLTAATIGFFFGSAAISLFGPSATKLNEVMDLSPSMMGLLVAIPTLSGSLLRIPFGASVDENGGRKSFLLLMILSVIGLAGLSILLGTHYPSNMQGTYWLILVFGCLSGCGVATFSVGAGQSSYWFPKNKQGFALGIFGGLGTLGAGVFAIVLPLLLHSVGFVSAYYIWTAFMIAGTILYFIISCNAYHFQFRKQGYSEEASKAMAIEAGQELFPAGNMKQSLLLSARIPETWILVIAYFVTFGGFMALTAWLPTYWQKAHGLSVTQAGLFTSVYACLAALLRIPGGNLADKIGGLKVSLFAISLLGTVAAVMAFSSNLAVSGLCTLIIAVAFGLNNAAIMKLVPVYVSKSVGGASGWVGGLGAFGGFVIPPVLGKVVDTMGATGYYRGFLIFSLFSVIVMLILYFGLVVRNKNK
- a CDS encoding Crp/Fnr family transcriptional regulator, which codes for MEQTDFTEKYEALLFQIPLFRDLPLNIKHLLVDKLDFTVYAIKKNDIVARQHTHCKRLMVLLEGRLRVDSMDASDNEVLIEYIIAPRAFATPYLFKLDTTLPATFKAMEDGVLLTATNESVFRLMSEIPDLLKSFLGVAGNCTKCTDLRLKALSYKNIRSRFVAYLFEYKAENSSVVKIEHNQVELADYLCVTRPALTREINKMMKERLISMKGKTVELLQIAELKRVIL
- the mobA gene encoding molybdenum cofactor guanylyltransferase translates to MLHPEDITGVVLAGGKSSRFGSNKALSRYGESYFLQHIVRKIQPYTKEVVVAGFYPEYQKLGVPVLKDVIPDSGPLGGILTALTYCSTPWILVLTCDMPLISNEIIMQMMAVGRGEAIIGWKRESTPGVFPLLLSKSLLPHIEEAIKEKRFRMKQLFDRGNACLIPIPDELQHLFANINNQEEYNRILS
- the narH gene encoding nitrate reductase subunit beta — protein: MKIQAQIAMVLSLDKCIGCHTCSVTCKNVWTSRKGMEYVWFNNVETKPGPGYPVEWENQERYKGGWTMRKKRLELLQGSNMSILSSIFANPHMPEIKDYYEPYTFDFSKLTGTKRFRTAPSARPYSLITGKRMEKIEYGPNWEDNLGGKFEERKKDPNLKELDTKGYEEFEKSFMFYVPRLCEHCLNPACAASCPSGAIYKREEDGIVLINQDKCRGWRECVSACPYKKVYFNWERKKSEKCTFCYPLIENGKPTVCSESCVGRIRYIGVLFYDADSIKEYAATENDRQLYEKQLELILDPNDPAVVKLAGEQGISYQVIKAAQDSPVYKMMKRWKVAFPLHPEYRTMPMVWYIPPMSPVLQQKEVTEDFFGAVNDMRIPVDYLAKMMTAGDEEPIRKALAKLLAMRQYMREVTVEKNENPSIEAALGLDRSDYEAMYRYLAIANYKDRFVIPTAPTHSEDADFANLRAGLGYDYPGKTDEGRNLFGGR
- the narJ gene encoding nitrate reductase molybdenum cofactor assembly chaperone, encoding MQNIYKILSLLLDYPNEDVKENLSGIKAVVEEESVLDKTQCDLLGQFLGPIQAITLSDWQMLYVQQFDFSSSTNLYLFDHVYGDSRERGQAMVDLTEMYNKAGFMPCSDELPDYLPLFLEYLSLLQNEEESLKLLKEVSHILENMHKALQKKETPYSYLLELLCSLCNEDKYDIKQKKGIEV